CCAACTACAGCTACACAGTTTGTACACTAAAGAGCTTAAGCATGGCTAGCACCTTACAGTCAACACATATCTAACTTTATACTATTGCTTACAAGGACACAATACAGCAAACAGTTCTCATGAAGTCATTTGCTTTAAGTACCTTTGGAGAGATCAATTTTCTCCAGTATTCTTTCTTTGACAACAGTTTTCTCTTGTGGGCTATCCACAGACTTAGAGGAACTCTCTTCTATTCTCGCGGCGTAAAAAGGAGAGTTGGAGGGGAAAGACATGCAAtcagaggaaaggaagaaaaatagatgagaaaacagaaatatcaCAAACATGCTGGTGCGTGTGTTTAAAGGCCGGGGAGGTGGGCCACATGAGCAGGGGGTGCGAGGGCCGTTTCAAACACTTGATCTTATACGGACAGCCTTAATCTCATGCATAAGCAATGGGGAGGGAGAGACGAGGCCAaagaaagagacggaggagagcGAAGGAGGGAGCACAGCGGGGAGtcatattgtgtgtctgtctacaTGACAAATGATTTTCCGAGGGCTCCCATCTCTAAATTCGCAGACACTTAGGCCCACCCCTGAAACGGCTTTGTCCGTGGCCCCGTAACTACTGATCAGGAGACATTAGCAGCGTCATTAGCATTTACGGCTTTAGTGTCACAGAGGACAATCTCATATCGTGTGGCGGTGGATGACAGTGACAGTTGCCAGGATTCCACCGCATGACGAAATGAGACCAGCCACAGCGTCACTATTTACGTTGCCGTAGACTTGACTTGATGTCAATAACAGACCTGTTCATTAATGCTATTTAGGAAACTTGCACTAAAAGAccttatattttgtatttctgttattAGGACCAATTTCTTCATGGAAAAAGGAGCTTTATGAGCTACTGTAGTTGTTATAATTTATTcgatttttttcaaataaactcCATCAAACTCCATCCGCTCACCTGCATTGGTTCTGGTGACGGATAGTCCTCCTCCAATGGGAGCCAGTGGTTTGTTCACAGTGCCAGAGGACGTCTCCCACAGATCCCGCAGCGTCATGGCGCTCATCTCCTTATCGCCCGAGGAGGTCGTCTGACTTTTGCCAATCAAACCTAAAAGTAGTCAGAGGGCAACTTGACTTAGAGATAAAGCTGAGACGACATGcaaacagcagttcagtaaTTTGTAAGGCCTGTACTCCAACTACCTAATCTGTGATTCACATGATTAAGTCCCACACTGTTACCATGATAATATTTTTCAAACCActtattaatatatttgtatataaaatCTATTTTTGCAATTTTCTCTGGACGGTATCAAATTATATCAAGAGACACTTTGCATGAATATATAATTACACATGTATAGAACAATAATAGAATAATTGTTATTGAATATAATATTTCTATGTTGATCTTATTGATTTATTCTAATTTTAATCATAATAGGTTTCCTGGCTTATCATGACAGAGAAACCCAAAGACAGTGACACAATTGTTTGTATTACACCAAGTTATGTTGATATCATTGCAATGATAAAGATGATTGATGATTGGCTGTTAACCGTGCGGACTTACCAGGCAGATACCGTGACTGGCTGAGGTAGTGCTGCCGTGCTGCAGATCCTGGGAGACTGTTGTCCACCTGGCCGACCTTCACATTGTTGGGCAGCTTAGTGACTGTGCTGAAGGAATACAGAGGTTTCTGCTCCTTGGGCCTGAGAACACAAACCAGACAGAACAAAATGCATCACATTAAAAATGCTTTCACACTAAAGTTGGTTAAGTCCGGATCCTCTGACTTTTCAATGCTTACATTTGTCCTATTGCTAATCCAGTTCTATGCAGACATGGAGGCACTTACTGTGAGTGGTGCTCCTTcgagctcctctcctcctctgcgtTTCCCAGACTTGGTTTCTTGGAGTTGGAGGCTGTGTTTTCTAACTGGTCAGTTTCCTCCCAGCTATCCAAGGTCTTGGCCACAGTCTGGCCCCAGCGTCGGCGACTGCTCCTCAGCCCCGCCATCCCGCCACCCCCAGCGCTGTTTTCACTGCCCTGCGATGCTTTCTGCAGAAGGGAGAGATATAGAAGGTaaccacacaaacattcacatttggACTGGGTGCCCTTCAGTATGTTCTCTATCTACAGAATCTTGAGTCCCTTCACTCTTTTATTAAAAGCAGAATGCTGAAAATAACTTTCTGAggcacacagaaacactcactGCATGGCTGACAGCTCCTGGTTTACTCTCGGCTTGAGGCAGAGGGATCTGCTGAAgaggctgatgatgatgatgatgatttttaaTTGAGGGTGTGGAGCCTTTGGACTCGGAGGAAGACTGCTGGTGATCAGTCTTGGTCTCGGAGGTCTGCTTCTGGGCCGGTGGCCTGGCCTGGACTTTTTTTACCTCCTGGCTTTGAGGACGAGGCCCCAACACTTGGCCTACCTGGAAGTACGGGTAACGCAGGGCCTAGCGAGAGAATATTctgttattataatattatctGTTATTCTGTTCTTCCCGAATTTTCGATAACCACTGGGACTTATTTAAAACCTGAACATACAAACAACATGAATAACAACCACATAACCTCCCTGCATGCTCAGACCTGCAGGGAAGTTTACTTAGGCGGCCCGCCCAGGTAGATAAATAATCACATCGCCATATTTGACTCTTTTCAAACATACAGACTTTTGGCCACGCAACTGTCTTATTTGCATTATTGGCAGTAATCCAGAGTAGATGTGAGGCTTCTCTGTGGCGAGCGTTGAGGCTCGGTCTTGCCTACCTGCACGGCAGTGGGTCTCTTCTTGGGGTCCCACTGCAGCATGTCCCTCATCAGGGCGATGGCCTCATTGCTGGCGTTGGGTATCAGGGTCTTGAGGTGGGTGGGCACACACTGGGGGAAGCGGAAGTTCATCGCAGAAGCTAGTTGGTAGCCCTCTGACCAATCCATCTAATGGAGAAAAATGGATGGTTACACGTGACTATATTCATTCGTAagactgaaacagagattttgtTTCaatagtatttatatttttgtgaatcAGCTTGaggtttaatgtttaatatttctaaGTATACATTCTACTAAACTCAAGACCTCTGTTAAGGCCCAAGAGTCCCCTTctcaaaccacatttaaatttccTAGATTCAAATTTCTATTTTGGAGCTACAccatattcaccatcttgtccaaATATCTGGAAAAGTGCCtggaaatgttaaagaaaggggaaattcctggatctaccccctgatctggatccgcaACAATATATACTAGTGTCTCTCCTGACCCATATCGCATCGTTCAACCAAATTTATGCATTCCCACCTCTCTCCATTCAGCCTCTTCTCACCTTTTTGACGGTGCCCAGCACCTGGCAAATCTTAAAGATCTCATCCACTTCACTGTTCCCCGGGAAAAGAGGCCTGAGTGTGTAGAGTTCAGCCATGATGCAGCCCACAGCCCACAGGTCAATAGGAGAGCTGTAGGTAGACGACCTGAGCAGGACCTCTGGAGCACGATACCTTCATAGAGAAAATACAAAGCTTAATTCTCAACAGTGCTGTGATAAACAAgccaaaaacaaatatgtacaACCCAAATGAAAGACCCTGTTCTTttgggccacatatgaaggcACCCCTACTCAGATGCCATCCTCCGACCTGCTACAGGTTCACAATGAGTCTAACTTGTTTCTACGTtaatagcccgaacaaactataATAGCTGTGTGgaccttctttttttatttttagtttcgATGGCTACTGATGTCTGGAAACTCTTCTCACCATCTGGTTGATACGTAGTCTGTGTAGGGAGGTTTGGAGCGGATCTCTCTGGCCAGTCCAAAATCTGCTATTTTGACCAGTTCTGGACCCATGCACAGCAGATTCTCCGGCTTCATGTCTCGATGGAAGAAGCCTGTGGAACAGTTAACAACACGATTTTAGCCAACTGAGAttacaaacacactgactctgtAGAAGCAATTTACTCTTAGTGCACATGATGAGTAAAATTCAAGTTTAAACATTGAGAAGTTACAAAGTTGAAGTCACAAACAAATATGTCTTGGCCCaggtttatatataatatatctaaACTCATGCATCAACCAACATTACCTGATAGACATACACAATAAACAATATGAGTCTGTCTGAGGGTTCCGACAGAGTATTAGGGCCATAATAAAAGTCATCCAATAAATTTCtgagattttgagaataatgTCATAAAATGCCCAAATATTATGGCATTTTGTTATAAGGAAAACATAAAGTACAACTGAACAAGATGATTCACATTCCTCACTCTAACAAAGGCAACAGGCAGATCCTCTGATTGCCCCATGTAAAATGACACGTTACgtctttattcttgtaatattatgactttattctcattatgATTTTTTTACCTCTTTAAATGTCCCTAATACTCGTCGGAGAGGGTCACATTGACTTCTAACTATTGCAAATCACAGCATCCAAGCTACAGGTCAAGTGCCTTTCTGAACaagagtgagagagtaaagCCTCTTACCATGCTTATGTACAAATACCAGCCCAGACAGCACTTGAAACATCATGTTCCTAATTTCATTCTCTGAGAACATCTTATTCTCTCTAGTTGCAGACCAAAGAGAtagaagaagcagaagagaggaaagacagaTACGTGTAAGAAAAGATGttaaaaagggaggaaaagcGCATGCAGTTAAACTGGATGTGTGGAAGCATGTGTGAGACACTTGCCAGCTTGTTCTGAATGTGGATTTTCTCACTCGCGTAAGAGTTTGAAAACCTACCCAACATATGAGTTATCCACACATCCGTTAGTTAGAGAAACGAAGATCAGAGAGTCGGGATGAATGAGGCAGTTATGGAGGGTTCACAAACTCCAAGATTCTGATCAGCTAATCGCCAATTTGATGAGGCAGGTTGAAATATGCATAATTTATAGTGACCTCTCTAATTTGACTCTATAGACTATGAATCTTGCAGTATGCAGCCGCTCCCATGCAAGAGGATAACACGTACACCTACCGTGTTTGTGAATAAACGACAGGCCTTGTAATATCTGAAAGCTTATGTTTCTTATAGCTGACTCGGGGAACAATTTTTTTCTGGAAACATAAAATGGATATTATTCCAATTAACCCGCTAATGTTGTGCACATAGAAGAACTGGTCAGTTatgctgaaaaacaaatcacaaaaaactCATCACTGTCTCCCGGTAAaaccagaacaaacacaaacacacttgggTATGGCCTAGCATTAGAGCCCATGGGCGAATAGAAATCAGCCGATATCTCAGTAT
The window above is part of the Platichthys flesus chromosome 21, fPlaFle2.1, whole genome shotgun sequence genome. Proteins encoded here:
- the mak gene encoding serine/threonine-protein kinase MAK isoform X3; amino-acid sequence: MMNRYTTLRQLGDGTYGSVVMGRSNESGELVAIKRMKRKFYSWEECMNLREVKSLKKLNHANVVKLKEVIRENDHLYFVFEYMKENLYQLMKDRENKMFSENEIRNMMFQVLSGLVFVHKHGFFHRDMKPENLLCMGPELVKIADFGLAREIRSKPPYTDYVSTRWYRAPEVLLRSSTYSSPIDLWAVGCIMAELYTLRPLFPGNSEVDEIFKICQVLGTVKKMDWSEGYQLASAMNFRFPQCVPTHLKTLIPNASNEAIALMRDMLQWDPKKRPTAVQALRYPYFQVGQVLGPRPQSQEVKKVQARPPAQKQTSETKTDHQQSSSESKGSTPSIKNHHHHHQPLQQIPLPQAESKPGAVSHAKASQGSENSAGGGGMAGLRSSRRRWGQTVAKTLDSWEETDQLENTASNSKKPSLGNAEEERSSKEHHSQPKEQKPLYSFSTVTKLPNNVKVGQVDNSLPGSAARQHYLSQSRYLPGLIGKSQTTSSGDKEMSAMTLRDLWETSSGTVNKPLAPIGGGLSVTRTNAGNFVSTKYNLSGGYIPSFQKKEVGSVGQRIQLAPLAGQHAINLSSSPDNKKDKGIAAKPKPTSNSSLSETNEDYDGWKRRTDGSQVKGSSYSALGKTSGSLLTRAPAVQPVHGRMDWTSKYGGNR
- the mak gene encoding serine/threonine-protein kinase MAK isoform X5, translated to MMNRYTTLRQLGDGTYGSVVMGRSNESGELVAIKRMKRKFYSWEECMNLREVKSLKKLNHANVVKLKEVIRENDHLYFVFEYMKENLYQLMKDRENKMFSENEIRNMMFQVLSGLVFVHKHGFFHRDMKPENLLCMGPELVKIADFGLAREIRSKPPYTDYVSTRWYRAPEVLLRSSTYSSPIDLWAVGCIMAELYTLRPLFPGNSEVDEIFKICQVLGTVKKMDWSEGYQLASAMNFRFPQCVPTHLKTLIPNASNEAIALMRDMLQWDPKKRPTAVQALRYPYFQVGQVLGPRPQSQEVKKVQARPPAQKQTSETKTDHQQSSSESKGSTPSIKNHHHHHQPLQQIPLPQAESKPGAVSHAKASQGSENSAGGGGMAGLRSSRRRWGQTVAKTLDSWEETDQLENTASNSKKPSLGNAEEERSSKEHHSQPKEQKPLYSFSTVTKLPNNVKVGQVDNSLPGSAARQHYLSQSRYLPGLIGKSQTTSSGDKEMSAMTLRDLWETSSGTVNKPLAPIGGGLSVTRTNAGNFVSTKYNLSGGYIPSFQKKEVGSVGQRIQLAPLAGQHANYDGWKRRTDGSQVKGSSYSALGKTSGSLLTRAPAVQPVHGRMDWTSKYGGNR
- the mak gene encoding serine/threonine-protein kinase MAK isoform X4, producing MMNRYTTLRQLGDGTYGSVVMGRSNESGELVAIKRMKRKFYSWEECMNLREVKSLKKLNHANVVKLKEVIRENDHLYFVFEYMKENLYQLMKDRENKMFSENEIRNMMFQVLSGLVFVHKHGFFHRDMKPENLLCMGPELVKIADFGLAREIRSKPPYTDYVSTRWYRAPEVLLRSSTYSSPIDLWAVGCIMAELYTLRPLFPGNSEVDEIFKICQVLGTVKKMDWSEGYQLASAMNFRFPQCVPTHLKTLIPNASNEAIALMRDMLQWDPKKRPTAVQALRYPYFQVGQVLGPRPQSQEVKKVQARPPAQKQTSETKTDHQQSSSESKGSTPSIKNHHHHHQPLQQIPLPQAESKPGAVSHAKASQGSENSAGGGGMAGLRSSRRRWGQTVAKTLDSWEETDQLENTASNSKKPSLGNAEEERSSKEHHSQPKEQKPLYSFSTVTKLPNNVKVGQVDNSLPGSAARQHYLSQSRYLPGLIGKSQTTSSGDKEMSAMTLRDLWETSSGTVNKPLAPIGGGLSVTRTNAEESSSKSVDSPQEKTVVKERILEKIDLSKGNFVSTKYNLSGGYIPSFQKKEVGSVGQRIQLAPLAGQHANYDGWKRRTDGSQVKGSSYSALGKTSGSLLTRAPAVQPVHGRMDWTSKYGGNR
- the mak gene encoding serine/threonine-protein kinase MAK isoform X1; this translates as MMNRYTTLRQLGDGTYGSVVMGRSNESGELVAIKRMKRKFYSWEECMNLREVKSLKKLNHANVVKLKEVIRENDHLYFVFEYMKENLYQLMKDRENKMFSENEIRNMMFQVLSGLVFVHKHGFFHRDMKPENLLCMGPELVKIADFGLAREIRSKPPYTDYVSTRWYRAPEVLLRSSTYSSPIDLWAVGCIMAELYTLRPLFPGNSEVDEIFKICQVLGTVKKMDWSEGYQLASAMNFRFPQCVPTHLKTLIPNASNEAIALMRDMLQWDPKKRPTAVQALRYPYFQVGQVLGPRPQSQEVKKVQARPPAQKQTSETKTDHQQSSSESKGSTPSIKNHHHHHQPLQQIPLPQAESKPGAVSHAKASQGSENSAGGGGMAGLRSSRRRWGQTVAKTLDSWEETDQLENTASNSKKPSLGNAEEERSSKEHHSQPKEQKPLYSFSTVTKLPNNVKVGQVDNSLPGSAARQHYLSQSRYLPGLIGKSQTTSSGDKEMSAMTLRDLWETSSGTVNKPLAPIGGGLSVTRTNAEESSSKSVDSPQEKTVVKERILEKIDLSKGNFVSTKYNLSGGYIPSFQKKEVGSVGQRIQLAPLAGQHAINLSSSPDNKKDKGIAAKPKPTSNSSLSETNEDYDGWKRRTDGSQVKGSSYSALGKTSGSLLTRAPAVQPVHGRMDWTSKYGGNR
- the mak gene encoding serine/threonine-protein kinase MAK isoform X2, yielding MMNRYTTLRQLGDGTYGSVVMGRSNESGELVAIKRMKRKFYSWEECMNLREVKSLKKLNHANVVKLKEVIRENDHLYFVFEYMKENLYQLMKDRENKMFSENEIRNMMFQVLSGLVFVHKHGFFHRDMKPENLLCMGPELVKIADFGLAREIRSKPPYTDYVSTRWYRAPEVLLRSSTYSSPIDLWAVGCIMAELYTLRPLFPGNSEVDEIFKICQVLGTVKKMDWSEGYQLASAMNFRFPQCVPTHLKTLIPNASNEAIALMRDMLQWDPKKRPTAVQALRYPYFQVGQVLGPRPQSQEVKKVQARPPAQKQTSETKTDHQQSSSESKGSTPSIKNHHHHHQPLQQIPLPQAESKPGAVSHAKASQGSENSAGGGGMAGLRSSRRRWGQTVAKTLDSWEETDQLENTASNSKKPSLGNAEEERSSKEHHSQPKEQKPLYSFSTVTKLPNNVKVGQVDNSLPGSAARQHYLSQSRYLPGLIGKSQTTSSGDKEMSAMTLRDLWETSSGTVNKPLAPIGGGLSVTRTNAEESSSKSVDSPQEKTVVKERILEKIDLSKGNFVSTKYNLSGGYIPSFQKKEVGSVGQRIQLAPLAGQHANKGIAAKPKPTSNSSLSETNEDYDGWKRRTDGSQVKGSSYSALGKTSGSLLTRAPAVQPVHGRMDWTSKYGGNR
- the mak gene encoding serine/threonine-protein kinase MAK isoform X6 encodes the protein MMNRYTTLRQLGDGTYGSVVMGRSNESGELVAIKRMKRKFYSWEECMNLREVKSLKKLNHANVVKLKEVIRENDHLYFVFEYMKENLYQLMKDRKKLFPESAIRNISFQILQGLSFIHKHGFFHRDMKPENLLCMGPELVKIADFGLAREIRSKPPYTDYVSTRWYRAPEVLLRSSTYSSPIDLWAVGCIMAELYTLRPLFPGNSEVDEIFKICQVLGTVKKMDWSEGYQLASAMNFRFPQCVPTHLKTLIPNASNEAIALMRDMLQWDPKKRPTAVQALRYPYFQVGQVLGPRPQSQEVKKVQARPPAQKQTSETKTDHQQSSSESKGSTPSIKNHHHHHQPLQQIPLPQAESKPGAVSHAKASQGSENSAGGGGMAGLRSSRRRWGQTVAKTLDSWEETDQLENTASNSKKPSLGNAEEERSSKEHHSQPKEQKPLYSFSTVTKLPNNVKVGQVDNSLPGSAARQHYLSQSRYLPGLIGKSQTTSSGDKEMSAMTLRDLWETSSGTVNKPLAPIGGGLSVTRTNAGNFVSTKYNLSGGYIPSFQKKEVGSVGQRIQLAPLAGQHANYDGWKRRTDGSQVKGSSYSALGKTSGSLLTRAPAVQPVHGRMDWTSKYGGNR